One Vibrio pomeroyi genomic region harbors:
- a CDS encoding heme ABC transporter ATP-binding protein, with protein MFPAALKATDIEVKFGSKVILDGVSIEIEAGKVTTLLGPNGAGKSTLLKALCQEISSTGDIQYFGHTKDKWPSQKLAKHLAMLPQHSTLTFPFLAHEVVELGGIPLQESNKQLTSIASQKMDVADVTHLSERLYPSLSGGEKQRVHLARVLTQLHHSGDQCILMLDEPTSALDLAHQHNTLKIARELADNHNAAVIVVLHDLNLAAQYSDRLVVLKDGNVVCDGSPWEALEPSMIEDVYGYKSIVEKHPTMSFPQVHPAQ; from the coding sequence ATGTTTCCTGCAGCGTTAAAAGCAACCGATATCGAAGTGAAGTTCGGCAGCAAAGTGATTTTAGATGGCGTTTCTATTGAGATTGAAGCAGGAAAGGTAACCACACTGCTTGGGCCAAACGGCGCAGGAAAAAGTACGCTGCTTAAAGCTTTGTGTCAGGAAATATCGAGCACGGGTGATATTCAGTATTTTGGACACACCAAAGACAAATGGCCTTCGCAGAAGTTAGCGAAACACTTGGCGATGCTTCCTCAACACAGTACGTTAACCTTCCCATTTCTGGCGCACGAAGTTGTCGAGCTTGGTGGTATTCCTCTGCAAGAATCAAACAAACAACTCACGAGCATCGCTAGTCAAAAAATGGATGTGGCTGATGTCACTCACCTGAGTGAAAGACTTTACCCTTCCCTGTCTGGGGGTGAAAAACAGCGTGTTCACTTAGCTCGAGTGTTAACTCAGCTTCACCACTCTGGTGACCAATGCATCTTAATGCTCGATGAACCGACATCAGCACTGGATCTCGCCCACCAGCACAACACTTTAAAAATCGCGAGAGAGCTAGCCGACAACCACAATGCCGCCGTTATCGTGGTTTTGCACGACCTAAACCTAGCCGCTCAGTATTCTGACCGACTGGTAGTATTAAAAGACGGTAATGTGGTTTGCGATGGCAGCCCTTGGGAGGCGCTTGAACCTTCGATGATCGAGGATGTGTACGGCTACAAAAGCATTGTAGAAAAGCACCCGACCATGAGCTTCCCTCAGGTTCACCCCGCCCAATAG
- a CDS encoding FecCD family ABC transporter permease gives MLLRSVPLKTSMLGLGATLAFVALYSITVGPMNISLADSARSLIQPNNDLAPHINLVIQEIRLPRTILCMLIGAILALCGAVMQGLFRNPLAEPGIIGVSAGAALGAALAIVLFSELSLQYPAFMNFAAVPVFAFLGGALTTLLVYKLGTGKFGTSVTIMLLAGVAISALSGAGIGFLNFIADDQMLRDLSLWSMGSLAGAKWSGILLAAVTLVGLFVVFYRQAMSLNALLLGESEAQHLGIPVQKLKRKLILLTAAGVGITVSLSGMIGFIGLVIPHLGRMLAGPDHRVLLPLSAVLGALLLTAADMFSRVALAPAELPVGIVTAIIGAPFFLYLLFQQKGRIL, from the coding sequence ATGTTGTTACGATCCGTCCCACTGAAAACATCGATGTTAGGCCTAGGCGCTACCCTAGCCTTCGTCGCACTGTACTCGATCACTGTTGGGCCAATGAACATTAGCTTAGCCGACAGCGCCAGAAGCTTAATTCAACCAAACAATGACTTAGCACCTCACATCAACTTAGTGATTCAAGAGATCCGCTTACCTAGAACTATCTTGTGCATGCTGATTGGTGCGATCCTCGCCTTGTGTGGTGCAGTGATGCAGGGTTTGTTTCGAAACCCACTTGCCGAACCTGGCATCATCGGTGTGTCTGCGGGCGCAGCATTAGGTGCTGCACTGGCTATCGTTTTGTTCTCTGAGCTTTCACTGCAATACCCAGCCTTCATGAACTTTGCAGCGGTACCTGTGTTTGCCTTTTTAGGCGGCGCCTTAACCACGCTGCTGGTTTACAAGCTTGGTACTGGCAAGTTCGGTACCTCAGTAACCATCATGTTGCTTGCAGGTGTGGCAATCAGTGCACTATCAGGCGCAGGTATTGGCTTCTTAAACTTCATTGCTGATGACCAAATGCTGCGTGACCTTTCACTATGGTCGATGGGTTCACTGGCAGGCGCAAAGTGGTCGGGTATTTTGCTTGCTGCAGTTACGCTCGTTGGTCTGTTTGTTGTGTTCTACCGCCAAGCAATGTCTTTGAATGCTCTATTACTGGGTGAATCAGAAGCGCAACACCTTGGCATACCTGTACAAAAGCTAAAACGAAAGCTGATTCTACTGACGGCTGCGGGCGTTGGTATCACGGTTAGCCTGTCCGGCATGATTGGCTTTATCGGACTGGTTATCCCTCATTTAGGTCGCATGTTAGCGGGCCCAGATCATCGAGTACTGCTTCCCCTGTCAGCGGTTCTAGGCGCATTACTACTAACGGCTGCCGACATGTTCTCTCGTGTGGCACTGGCTCCAGCTGAGTTGCCAGTGGGTATTGTCACCGCAATCATCGGTGCTCCATTCTTCTTGTATCTACTATTCCAACAGAAAGGGAGAATCCTTTAA